One stretch of Croceibacterium atlanticum DNA includes these proteins:
- a CDS encoding cytochrome P450 has translation MTSPIPEFPADIFTPEAVRNAREVDDELREFAPVVRLRDGTVMLGRHEHVAAGLLDWKAFSNTSRPWHDPGSPRPEILLTDDPPRHTQVRKVVADALSPRALERVKAIFQQAAREFVDELRARQGEVVDGVGDITQAYIFRVLPDILGLPQEGRHHMHGFSQMVWATMGPPGELYDEAMQNDFSGVIAWLERTCEREALDLEGIGAEFFRAADRGQVTLDEAKLLLQTVLSAGTDTTYLTMANAIRAWASFPDEYAKLRADPAKLRGAFDESLRWDSPSRMAGRITMRDVAIEDYVIPSGTRCGLMFGAANRDPRFWDAPGEYRIERDTKHSLGWGYGVHGCVGRVLAQMEAQALLGAIVREVESFELAGDYEPWMTTVGHGPIRLPVRLNFA, from the coding sequence GTGACAAGCCCGATCCCCGAATTTCCGGCCGATATCTTCACGCCCGAAGCCGTGCGCAATGCACGCGAAGTGGATGACGAACTGCGCGAATTCGCCCCTGTCGTGCGGCTGCGCGATGGCACGGTCATGCTGGGCCGGCATGAACATGTCGCCGCCGGCCTGCTCGACTGGAAGGCCTTTTCCAACACGTCCCGCCCCTGGCACGATCCCGGCAGCCCGCGCCCGGAAATCCTGCTGACCGACGATCCGCCGCGCCATACGCAAGTGCGCAAGGTGGTGGCGGATGCGCTCAGCCCGCGTGCGCTGGAACGGGTGAAGGCCATTTTCCAGCAGGCGGCACGCGAATTCGTGGATGAACTGCGTGCCCGGCAGGGCGAAGTGGTGGACGGCGTGGGCGACATCACCCAGGCCTATATCTTCCGCGTCCTGCCCGACATTCTGGGCCTGCCGCAGGAAGGCCGCCATCATATGCACGGTTTCAGCCAGATGGTCTGGGCGACGATGGGCCCGCCCGGCGAATTATACGATGAAGCCATGCAGAACGATTTTTCCGGCGTGATCGCCTGGCTGGAACGGACCTGCGAACGCGAAGCGCTCGACCTTGAAGGGATCGGCGCCGAATTCTTCCGCGCGGCCGATCGCGGGCAAGTGACGCTGGATGAAGCGAAACTGCTGTTGCAGACCGTGCTCAGCGCCGGGACGGACACGACCTATCTGACCATGGCCAACGCAATCCGCGCCTGGGCCAGTTTCCCGGATGAATATGCCAAGCTGCGCGCCGATCCCGCGAAGCTGCGCGGCGCCTTCGATGAATCGCTGCGCTGGGACAGCCCCAGCCGCATGGCGGGGCGTATCACCATGCGCGATGTCGCTATCGAAGATTACGTGATCCCATCCGGCACGCGCTGCGGGCTGATGTTCGGCGCCGCCAACCGCGATCCGCGTTTCTGGGATGCTCCGGGCGAATACCGGATCGAACGCGATACGAAACATTCGCTGGGCTGGGGCTATGGCGTGCATGGCTGCGTGGGCCGCGTGCTGGCCCAGATGGAAGCGCAGGCTCTTTTGGGGGCGATCGTGCGCGAAGTGGAGAGTTTCGAGCTGGCGGGCGATTACGAACCGTGGATGACCACGGTCGGCCACGGCCCGATCCGCCTTCCGGTAAGGCTCAATTTCGCTTGA
- a CDS encoding N-acyl homoserine lactonase family protein: MPASVTRIDAIRYARHDRSAAGNFSAPVDDHDLPMPLDYYIWAIHRDGQPPVIVDTGFGEAAALARGRIITRPVLEGLRDAGIDHLLVQDVILTHLHYDHAGSLGTFPNARFHIQDAELTFATGRQICDHGVRAPFDGEPVAEIVRKLYAGHVVFHDGDEDFAPDIQLRLASGHTAGLQMVCCETARGLVVLASDAAHLYANLTRRLPFPIFVDEGEYRQSQQRALELAGNSLAHLIPGHDPLVLACFPAENDIARVDLPPHTPIPEGS; encoded by the coding sequence ATGCCCGCATCAGTGACCCGGATCGACGCCATCCGCTACGCCCGGCACGATCGGAGCGCGGCCGGGAATTTCTCCGCCCCGGTGGACGATCACGATCTGCCCATGCCGCTGGATTATTATATCTGGGCAATCCATCGTGACGGGCAACCGCCGGTGATCGTGGATACCGGCTTTGGCGAAGCCGCCGCATTGGCGCGCGGACGCATCATCACCCGTCCGGTATTGGAGGGGTTGCGCGATGCCGGGATCGATCACCTGCTGGTCCAGGATGTCATCCTGACCCATCTCCATTATGACCATGCCGGATCGCTGGGGACTTTCCCCAATGCGCGGTTCCATATCCAGGATGCGGAGCTGACCTTCGCCACCGGCAGGCAGATCTGCGACCATGGCGTGCGCGCACCCTTCGACGGGGAGCCGGTGGCTGAAATCGTGCGCAAGCTCTATGCCGGCCATGTCGTGTTCCATGACGGGGACGAGGATTTCGCGCCGGACATCCAGCTGCGGCTGGCGAGCGGCCACACCGCCGGGCTGCAAATGGTCTGCTGCGAGACGGCGCGGGGCCTTGTCGTCCTGGCCAGCGATGCGGCGCATCTCTATGCCAATCTCACGCGTCGGCTGCCCTTTCCGATCTTCGTGGACGAAGGGGAATACAGGCAATCCCAGCAACGCGCGCTGGAACTCGCCGGAAACTCTCTAGCCCATCTGATACCCGGCCACGATCCGCTGGTGCTGGCCTGCTTCCCGGCCGAAAACGACATTGCGCGGGTGGACCTGCCGCCCCACACACCCATTCCGGAGGGATCATGA
- a CDS encoding NAD(P)-dependent oxidoreductase — MTIAGFLGLGRMGAGMSARLIGHVDHLLVHDIDPSAVAALVGQGAEAAGSAAELGKHCDIVFTSLPTPAVVRDGFAEIMSGGSPAIMCDLSTSGPRLAQELAEMLAPFGIASMDAPVSGGIARARDGTLSLMVGGLATGYERLRPLLERMGKPFYMGETPGAGQTMKLVNNLLGAVAIGVTAEGMAFGMKAGLDPARMIEVLNQSTGINSATRDKWPRSVLPRTFDFGFAAALSLKDTKLLLEEAEAMEVPLPLGAVIRTYLERTLAECGAEADFTAIARIVETDAGLDPEGPA; from the coding sequence ATGACCATTGCCGGTTTCCTTGGCCTTGGCCGCATGGGGGCAGGCATGTCCGCCCGGCTGATCGGCCATGTCGATCACCTGCTGGTGCATGATATCGATCCGTCCGCCGTGGCCGCCCTGGTCGGTCAGGGGGCAGAGGCAGCGGGATCGGCGGCAGAGCTGGGAAAACATTGCGATATCGTCTTCACCAGCCTGCCGACCCCGGCCGTGGTCCGCGATGGCTTTGCCGAAATCATGTCCGGCGGATCGCCCGCGATCATGTGCGATCTTTCCACCTCCGGCCCGCGGCTGGCGCAGGAACTGGCCGAAATGCTGGCGCCCTTCGGCATCGCCAGCATGGACGCGCCGGTATCGGGCGGCATTGCGCGCGCGCGTGACGGCACATTGTCGCTGATGGTGGGCGGACTGGCGACCGGCTATGAACGGCTGCGTCCCTTGCTGGAACGCATGGGCAAGCCCTTCTATATGGGCGAAACGCCCGGTGCGGGCCAGACGATGAAGCTGGTCAACAACCTGCTCGGCGCCGTGGCAATCGGCGTCACGGCGGAAGGGATGGCTTTCGGCATGAAGGCCGGGCTGGATCCGGCCCGGATGATCGAAGTGCTGAACCAGTCCACCGGCATCAATTCCGCCACGCGCGACAAATGGCCCCGATCTGTCCTGCCCCGCACATTCGATTTCGGCTTTGCCGCCGCGCTGAGCCTGAAGGATACGAAGCTGCTGCTGGAAGAGGCGGAAGCGATGGAGGTCCCCCTGCCGCTGGGCGCCGTGATCCGGACCTATCTTGAACGCACGCTCGCCGAATGCGGGGCAGAGGCGGATTTCACCGCCATTGCCAGGATCGTCGAAACCGATGCGGGGCTGGACCCTGAAGGGCCCGCATAG
- a CDS encoding AraC family transcriptional regulator: protein MTLLEEMSTADVAARDRLPYWNEIASRMITPLRVKALGEGPFNARIFRRTLRECEIISPISSPARVFREAECDAGVVNIQVQHKGRTTNHTGGRTAVLEEGDFVLYDPSKPLWLSFEETTQAIVLRLPLATVEERMPHIRSQVGLAVSGRQGPGALFSNFLRQSWAELERGEESIWAESLGEAIWPLLDMAYAPTRPRAETNRRDERRRALFDAVESELTDPDLDVHRLARRMGVSARYVQMLFAEMGTTPRAFIQDRRLELAARRLEREGLDVTVTEVAYDAGFNDLSSFCRAFRRRFETSPRNYRCGGRG, encoded by the coding sequence ATGACGCTTCTCGAGGAAATGAGCACTGCGGATGTCGCGGCTCGGGACCGGTTGCCCTACTGGAACGAAATCGCCAGCCGGATGATAACCCCCTTGCGCGTAAAGGCGTTGGGAGAAGGGCCGTTCAATGCCCGCATATTCCGGCGCACCTTGCGGGAATGCGAAATCATTTCGCCCATATCCAGTCCCGCCCGCGTGTTTCGCGAAGCGGAATGCGATGCCGGGGTGGTGAACATCCAGGTTCAGCACAAGGGGCGAACCACCAACCATACGGGCGGCCGCACCGCCGTTCTGGAAGAAGGGGATTTCGTCCTCTACGATCCTTCCAAGCCGCTATGGCTCAGTTTTGAAGAGACGACCCAGGCAATTGTGCTGCGGCTGCCGCTGGCGACTGTGGAAGAACGCATGCCGCATATACGCAGCCAGGTCGGCCTGGCGGTTAGCGGGCGCCAGGGCCCGGGCGCATTGTTTTCCAACTTCCTTCGCCAGTCCTGGGCCGAACTGGAACGGGGGGAGGAAAGCATCTGGGCCGAATCCCTGGGCGAAGCGATCTGGCCTCTGCTGGACATGGCCTATGCCCCCACGCGCCCCAGGGCGGAAACCAACCGCCGGGATGAACGCAGGCGCGCCTTGTTCGATGCCGTGGAAAGCGAACTGACCGATCCCGATCTGGACGTGCACAGGCTGGCCCGCCGCATGGGTGTGAGCGCGCGCTATGTGCAGATGCTCTTCGCCGAAATGGGCACCACGCCGCGCGCCTTCATCCAGGACCGGCGGCTGGAACTGGCGGCCCGCCGGCTGGAACGGGAAGGGCTGGACGTTACCGTGACCGAAGTGGCCTATGATGCGGGCTTCAACGACCTGTCCAGTTTCTGCCGCGCCTTCCGCCGGCGGTTTGAAACCAGCCCGCGCAATTATCGGTGTG